In Arachis hypogaea cultivar Tifrunner chromosome 17, arahy.Tifrunner.gnm2.J5K5, whole genome shotgun sequence, a single window of DNA contains:
- the LOC140180590 gene encoding uncharacterized protein, which translates to MESQLDLYGSELLNSINGSGLPPHKLILKVGVPVMLLRNIDQSNGLCNGTRLQVRNLRNHVIECEVLTGNNVGHIALIPRMNMVPTNETVPVRFQRRQFPIIVSFAMTINKS; encoded by the coding sequence ATGGAGAGTCAACTAGATCTCTATGGTTCTGAATTACTGAATAGCATAAATGGTTCTGGTTTGCCTccacataaattaatactcaaggtTGGTGTTCCAGTGATGTTACTGAGGAATATTGACCAATCCAATGGTCTTTGTAATGGTACAAGGCTACAAGTTAGGAATCTTAGAAATCATGTCATAGAATGTGAAGTCTTAACGGGTAACAATGTTGGTCATATTGCTTTGATTCCAAGAATGAATATGGTACCAACAAATGAAACCGTCCCAGTTAGATTCCAACGAAGACAGTTTCCCATAATAGTATCATTTGCCATGACAATTAATAAGTCTTAG
- the LOC140180947 gene encoding zinc finger BED domain-containing protein RICESLEEPER 2-like: protein MSSSDALSNTLEKSTPSEEPIGTNIQTTQEALQSQPQEPPTDTATTNEGTTNSTSGVRKRKLTSEVWNHFKIVEFKGKLKAECNYCKSKLLGDPKQGTSHLRDHFKSCKLRTTRDIRQCMMKTTPTTSGETVVVGAYTFDQENARKELSVMVCLHEYPLSIVDHIGFRRFCNALQPLFKVITRNTLKNDILKLYNDERSKTMNVLECNKSRVAITTDMWTASNQNKGYMAITAHYIDDSWKLQSRLVRFIYVPAPHTAEVLSEVLVDCLMDWNLDRKVSTLTVDNCSTNDVMIENILTKMSHRNFILGGKLFHMRCCAHILNLIVKDGLQLISHAIERVRDSVHYWTATPKREEKFKETCAQLKIPYTKNLCLDCKTRWNSTFLMLEVAIMYRDVFERLSLRESQYKSLPSEKDWDMADEIFQRLRIFFDVTELFSGTTYPTSNLYFPKVCVIKLALMEWKNCGNEIIEMMATSMITKFEKYWGVINIVMAIGTLLDPRYKMYLLNFFFRKIYGETEACVVIGQVKRVVQDLVLEYATKGRERDQAAQLDMPPPPSIPSNSKGRKFSHEDWQADFAAHVSEESAFIDTKSELDYYLEERPVPQTEHDFDILNWWKSNGAKFPTLQAIARDFLAILSLPLPLNLHLVRVVDLLHHIVVGCVRTH from the exons ATGTCTTCTTCGGATGCATTGAGCAATACTCTTGAGAAGAGTACTCCATCGGAAGAACCTATAGGCACTAATATTCAAACTACACAAGAGGCTCTTCAATCTCAACCTCAAGAACCCCCAACGGATACCGCAACTACTAATGAAGGAACGACAAACTCTACAAGTGGTGTTCGAAAGAGGAAGTTAACCTCCGAAGTGTGGAATCACTTTAAGATTGTGGAATTCAAGGGAAAATTAAAGGCTGAATGTAATTATTGTAAATCGAAGCTACTTGGTGACCCAAAACAAGGCACTTCGCACTTACGTGATCACTTCAAAAGCTGCAAGCTCCGCACCACTAGAGATATAAGACAATGTATGATGAAGACAACTCCAACAACTAGTGGGGAAACAGTTGTGGTTGGTGCATATACCTTCGACCAAGAAAATGCAAGGAAAGAGTTATCAGTTATGGTTTGTCTTCACGAGTATCCGTTATCTATTGTGGACCACATTGGGTTTCGACGATTTTGCAATGCTTTGCAACCTCTCTTCAAGGTGATTACTCGTAACACTTTAAAGAATgacatcttgaagctctacaatgATGAGAGATCGAAGACAATGAATGTCCTTGAGTGTAATAAAAGTCGAGTTGCAATTACAACTGATATGTGGACAGCAAGCAACCAAAACAAAGGTTATATGGCTATCACGGCTCATTACATTGATGATTCTTGGAAATTGCAAAGCCGTCTTGTGAg GTTTATATATGTGCCGGCTCCCCACACGGCTGAGGTACTTTCAGAGGTTCTTGTAGATTGTTTGATGGATTGGAATCTTGATAGGAAGGTATCCACTTTGACTGTTGATAATTGCAGTACTAATGACGTTATGATTGAGAATATTTTGACTAAAATGTCACATAGAAACTTTATCTTGGGTGGTAAATTATTTCATATGCGATGTTGTGCGcatatattaaatttgattgtCAAGGATGGGTTACAACTTATTTCACATGCTATTGAAAGGGTGAGGGATAGTGTTCATTATTGGACTGCAACacctaaaagagaagaaaaatttaagGAAACATGTGCACAACTTAAAATACCCTACACAAAAAATCTTTGTCTTGATTGTAAAACTAGGTGGAATTCAACATTTTTGATGCTTGAAGTTGCAATTATGTATCGAGATGTGTTTGAAAGATTGTCATTGCGTGAGAGTCAATATAAATCTTTGCCTAGTGAGAAGGATTGGGATATGGCGGatgagatttttcaaagattgaggATATTCTTTGATGTGACTGAATTATTTTCTGGAACAACTTATCCTACATCAAATCTTTATTTTCCTAAGGTTTGTGTGATTAAGTTGGCTTTGATGGAGTGGAAAAATTGTGGAAATGAGATAATTGAAATGATGGCTACTAGTATGATAACTAAGTTTGAAAAGTATTGGGGTGTGATTAATATAGTTATGGCTATTGGGACTCTTTTGGATCCTAGGTACAAGATGTAtttattgaatttcttttttcGTAAAATATATGGTGAGACGGAGGCATGTGTTGTAATTGGTCAAGTGAAAAGGGTAGTGCAAGATTTAGTTTTAGAATATGCAAcaaagggaagagaaagagacCAAGCTGCTCAATTAGATATGCCGCCACCACCATCAATTCCTTCAAATTCAAAGGGGAGGAAGTTCAGTCATGAAGATTGGCAAGCTGATTTTGCTGCACATGTAAGTGAGGAATCCGCATTTATTGATACAAAGAGTGAGTTGGATTATTATCTTGAAGAGAGACCGGTACCACAAACTGAACATGATTTTGATATCTTAAATTGGTGGAAGTCAAATGGGGCGAAGTTTCCTACTTTGCAAGCTATTGCTAGGGATTTTTTGGCGATCCTATCTCTACCGTTGCCTCTGAATCTTCATTTAGTACGGGTGGTCGATTTGTTACACCACATCGTAGTAGGTTGCGTCCGGACACATTAG